ttgcctatcaagatgatgatttctcaaagagcctttggatattacgcacttagatgttgcagatttttttaatgaagatcTCATTAATAATAACATGAATATCGATAATGGAGATGAGAATGTCCACAATTAGTCACTTttctttgttatgttttttttattattatcatttatttactttaaggtgtttattttatttggcatgtttatgtaatgaacttttattatttaagcatttatattttgaacttattatgttttttttttgttaatgaagtaatggacatttgtcattctatacatgattctacaaataatggtgatgatatgtgtttggtggatagcgcaaccactcatacaatacttagaagtgataaatatttttcaaatttatcaagaatgaaggcaaatgttaatacaatatcaggcactgcaaatttaattgaaggctctggaagagccattatattgatgcctagaggaacaaaaattattatagatgatgccttattatccaccaaatcaaaaaggaatctattgagtttcaaagatatacgtcgtaatggatatcatattgagacaatagatgaaaataattttgaatatctttgcattacatctattgtttcaagaaaaaaatgcatattagaaaaattacctGGTTTGTCTTCAGGTTTGTACGTTACACGTATAAGTACAATAGAAACTCATGTTAGTGAACGAGAAGTTCACAAAccagaaaaatttatttgttatttggcatGACCGGTTAGGTCATCCCGGTTCAATTATGATGCGTAGAATAATAGAGAACTCACATGGTCATCCattgaagaaccaaaagattcttTTATCCAGTGAGTTCTCATGTGCTACTTGTTCTCAAGGAAAGTTAATCATTAAGCCCTCACCGGTAAaggttggaattgaatcccctggatttcttgaacgaattcagggcgacatatgtgggcctatttgcccaccatgtggaccattcagatattttatggtattgatagatgcatcaactagatggttacatgtttgcttattatctactcgtaatgtagcatttgcaagattgcttgctcaaataatccgattacgagcacaattcccagactatgcaatcaagacaatccgccttgataatgctggtgaatttacatcacaggcttttaatgattattgtatGTCAATAGGGATAAATGTTGAACATCCTGTTGCTCATGTACATACACAAAATGGTCTAGCAGAATCATTTATTAAGCGCCTCCAATTAATTGCAAGATCATTACTTATGAGAACAAAACTCTCAATTATAGCTTGGGGACATGCTATTTTACATGCTGCGGAACTTGTACGCATTAggccaacatcatatcacaaattCTCCCCACTACTATTGGCTTTTGGTCAGGAGCCAAATATTTCCCATCTAAGAATCTTCGGTTGTACAGTATATGTTCCGATTGCTCCACCACAACGAACAAAGATGGGTCCTCAAAGGAGGCTGGGAATATATGTTGGGTATGAATCTCCATCTATCATTAAATATCTCGAACCCACAACTGGAGATGTATTTACAGCACGTTTTGCTGATTGTCATTTTGATGAGACAAGTTTCCCAGCTTTAGGGGCTAGGGAAAAGAAACAGctggaaaaagaaattatatggaatgcacaatcattatctcaatttgatcctcgtacaaatcaatgtgaacttgaagttcaaagaataattcatttgcaaaatattgcaaatcaattaccaaatgCATTCACTAAcccaaagaaaattacaaaatcacatattccagctgaaaatgctccaattcgaattgaagtcccagaaggacaattaattaatgattctaaagcacgtttgaaacgtggtagaccagtcggttccaaagataaaaatcctcgaaaaagaaagggagcAAATAATCAAGATGGCCCTAATGAAGAGGCTAAAAATATCGAGGAAGATGTTGACATAAACAAATCTCTTGAAGAGATTCAGGTACCTGAAAATATTagcaataatgagatctcaataaattatgtcaatacaggaaaagaatggaaccgactcgaagtaattgtcgacaatatttttgcttataatgtagcgctagaaattatgaatgaaaacgaggatcttgaacctaaatctatcaaagaatgtcaaaatagaaaagattggccaaaatggaaagaagcaattcaagcagaattgaattcacttgctaaacgcaaagtatttggacctatagtccaaacacctgaaggtgtgaaacccgttggatacaaatgggtatgtttacgtaaaagaaatgagaaaaatgaagttGTGAGATACAAAGCAAGACTTGTAGCTCAAGGTTTTTCTCAAAGGCCAGGTATTGATTATGAGGAGACATATTTTCctgtggtggatgcaataacatTAAGATATTTGGTTAGCTTGGCTGTGAGTGAAAAACTCGATATGCGATTAATGGATGTAGTCACAACTTATTTATATGGATCACTAGATAGTGATATTTACATGAAGATCCCTGAAGAATTTAAGATGCCTGATGCATATAATTCAAGCAATCGAGAAAtgtgctcaattaaattacaaagatcattgtatggattaaaacaatcaggacgcatgtggtacaatcgacttagtgaatatttattaaaagaaggatataaaaatgatcctatttgcccatgtgtttttataaaaagttcaagtcctgagtttgttatcattgctgtatatgttgatgatttgaatattattgaAACTCCAGAAAAACTTTCAGAAGCTGTGGAATATCTAAAGAAAGAGTTCGAAAAgaaagatttaggaaaaacaaaattttgtctTGGTTTACAAATTGAGCATTTAAAATGTGGAATTTTCATTCATCAGTCAACTTATACTGAAAAGATTTTGAGACGGTTTTATATGGATAAATCACACCCATTGAGTAGCCCAATGGTAGTTAGGTCACTTGATGTAGAAAAAGATCATTTTCGACCTAGAGAAGAACATGAAGAGCTCCTTGGTCCAGAAGTACCATATCTTAGTGCAATAGGAGCATTGATGTATCCTGCTAATTGTACAAGACCTGATATAGCTTTCTCTGTCAATTTATTAGCAAGATTTAGTTCTGCTCCAACATATAGACATTGGAAAGGGATTAAGCACATACTACGCTATCTCCAGGGTACTATTGATAAAGGATTATTCTATTCTAATAATTGTGGGTCACAACTTATTGGCTACGCAGATGcaggatatttatctgatccacaTAAAGCCAGATCTCAAACTGGCTATTTGTTCACTTGCGGTGACACTGCTATATCCTAGCGATCAACAAAGCAAACTCTGGTGGCTACTTCCTCAAATCATGCTGAGATACTTGCAATTCACGAGGCAAGTCGAGAATGTGTTTGGTTAAGATCAATGACACAACATATTCGAGGAACATGTGGATTAACATCTAATAAAGAAGTACCAAcaattctctatgaagataatgctgcttgcatcgctcaacttaaaggagggtacattaaaggagacagaactaaacatatttcaccaaaattcttctttacacacaatcttcaagaaaatggtgatatcgatgttcaacaaattcgatcaagcgataatcttgcagacttattcacgaagtcattaccaacatcaacttttGAATAGATTGTTCACAAGATTGGAATGCGTCGATTAAAGGATCTCCACGAATGCCAAAATGAGGGGGAGTAATTTCATActgcactcttttttccttgaccgagttttgtcccactgggttttctcggcgaggtttttaatgaggcagttattatggacatccaagggggagtgttataaatagtattaattatgtggatgtccaaatcttttatttattaccattaatgtaatcaacattccctttttcttagtttccctttctcttagtttcttaatatttgactcttgtatgtgtataaataggagatcacctattggaataaaacactcaaaaaattctcatctcttctctattttctttctctaaattataatattacataatactaatatttcataataaaaataataatattatataatgttAATAATTTACAGTACAAGAGGTTTTGTAAATTCATAAAGAAAATttataataactaaaaaatactaTTACAAAATAGAGTAATTTTTTTTGCGTAAATATATAAGTCTAATTCTCGGTTgcagataaatatttaaatttaatttttaactgtAATAATTCTTAAGCTGTATTTATGAAACTTTCGTAAGCATTTTAtcgtgtcattttcttattgttatatttaaataaaaaattaaaatttaataaactgTATCAATCATAGATTGCCACGATAATAAAGTACCTacgtaaaattaaattataacttaaatattactaccgttaaaattaaattaatgtatttatttgtaactcagagttaaacttaagtactTATCCTACAAATTATTCttacaatataataaaaatcaaaCGGCACCCATCGGGCAGCAGCAGCATTCGGATGGTAAATTAACCCCATTCACACCCCCATTTCTTATTTAGACGACAAATACCCTTCCCAATAGAGTTGGGTATCCACCCAACCTATCCCGATACCTTATAaagtgtaatattattattggtacaatttaatatcAAATCCTACTTatagtaatttaataaaaattattaattaattataaaacacCATATCATAAAAGTAAAAGTGTGTTAGACACCTTAATATCCCCTAACAATGCTCATATTCTTATGGTACACATGTGAAAGGTAAGGTAATTAGATAATATGATTTTGAGAATTGTTAAAAGATATCCAAGTACTACCAATAAAAAGTGCTTGACACCATAATTTATCATTTCCAACTAACTTGTGCATAAACAGataataattaaagaaattaCAATAGAAAAACGCGTAAGTTGCAATTCAAGTCAAATTCTTATAAATGTCTCCTCTTGACTTAATTATCGTTCTCACCTCATACCATATATTCCACTCcaaatttggtttttttttttttttatatttgccTATTAACTACATTGGGACCCAAAAACATTATTATTTAAGGAATACAAACACAATTCACaatcataataataaacatatcaaataTCAAAATACCATATATGATGATGAAACAAACCTTCTTCATCTCCCATGGCTCACCCACTCTTTCCATCGACGAAACTCTTCCAGCCAGGCACTTTCTACAGTCATGGAAGGAAACCATCTTCCCCACCATACCTACCTCCATTTTAGTCATATCAGCTCACTGGGAAACCTCTGTTCCCACCCTCAATTTTCTCAACAACCGTCCTAATGACACCATCTATGATTTCTATGGCTTCCCTCAATCAATGTACGAGGTCAGTAAAGTTTGCTTTTTTATGCTTTTTTGGGCTGAAAACCAACCTGGGTTGCCTCAAATTTCAATCTTTGATCTGATTTTCCTGACTTTATTTATTGGGGGTTGAATGAATTTGAGATTTAAGGTGATGGCTCCAAATGACTATTAttcataaatttaattatatataattatctaTTTGCTCTGTCCAACTATATGTGCTTTAGGGGTTGAATGAATTGAGATTGAAGATTTGAGCATTTATAGATTTGTTTTTATGGTTTTGACTTTTGAAAATATGTTCCCAAATGACTATTCATAATATTTTTGGCTGTGAATTGATCACTTTGTTCTTTCTTTGATGTTCTGTCAATATCATAAAATGGATTTTGGGTTTTTCAATTTATTGTCTTTGAACTTTTCTTTCTCAtgtttttattaacttttaatTAGCAGATACCTCAATTTCAACTCTCAACTACATTTAAAAGGGTCCCTATTACTTCCCTTATACAGATCAGCTTGATTCTAATTCTCAATCTCACATTTGATTTTGCTTACAATCCTTGTTTTGTTTGACTCTACTTTTACAATCCCTTATCTGATTTTGTCAACATAATTATCTCATCATCACAGCTCAAGTATCCAGCTCCAGGGGCACCACAACTAGCCAAGAGAGTAAAAGACATTCTTTTATCATCAGGCTCAACAAAACAAGTCAATGAAGACACCAAACGAGGGTTAGACCACGGTGCTTGGGTTCCCCTAATGCTGATGTACCCCGAAGCCCAAATCCCAGTGTGCCAGCTCTCGGTGCAGCCACACAAGGACGCGGCCTATCACTACAACATAGGCAAGGCATTGGCTCCTCTCAAGGACGAGGGTGTTCTCATCATTGGCTCGGGAAGTGCCAC
This Cannabis sativa cultivar Pink pepper isolate KNU-18-1 chromosome 6, ASM2916894v1, whole genome shotgun sequence DNA region includes the following protein-coding sequences:
- the LOC115695885 gene encoding extradiol ring-cleavage dioxygenase, whose product is MMMKQTFFISHGSPTLSIDETLPARHFLQSWKETIFPTIPTSILVISAHWETSVPTLNFLNNRPNDTIYDFYGFPQSMYELKYPAPGAPQLAKRVKDILLSSGSTKQVNEDTKRGLDHGAWVPLMLMYPEAQIPVCQLSVQPHKDAAYHYNIGKALAPLKDEGVLIIGSGSATHNLRHLKPQDGVVPWAMEFDTWLKEALLNGRYEDVIKYEEKAPHAKVAHPRPEHFYPLHVAMGAAGVDAKAKLIHHSWSLGSLSYASYQFTSAPTS